A genomic segment from Bacillus cereus G9842 encodes:
- the divIVA gene encoding septum site-determining protein DivIVA — translation MPLTPLDIHNKEFGRGFRGYDEDQVNEFLDQIIKDYELVIREKKALEEKVAQLEGKLDHFSNIEDTLNKSIVVAQEAAEEVKRNAQKEAKLIVREAEKNADRIINEALVKSRKVAFDIEELKKQAKVFRTRFRMLLETQLEMLNNDDWDKLIELEDEVDELLKKEETV, via the coding sequence GTGCCGTTAACACCATTAGATATTCATAACAAAGAATTTGGTCGCGGATTCCGTGGCTATGATGAAGATCAAGTAAATGAGTTTCTTGATCAAATTATCAAAGATTATGAATTGGTCATTCGTGAGAAAAAAGCTTTAGAAGAAAAAGTTGCGCAGTTAGAAGGGAAGTTAGATCATTTCTCTAATATTGAAGATACGTTAAACAAATCTATCGTTGTTGCGCAAGAAGCAGCGGAAGAAGTAAAACGTAATGCGCAAAAAGAAGCGAAATTAATTGTGCGTGAAGCTGAAAAGAATGCTGATCGTATTATTAACGAAGCATTAGTAAAATCAAGAAAAGTTGCTTTTGATATTGAAGAGTTAAAGAAACAAGCGAAAGTATTCCGAACTCGTTTCCGTATGTTATTAGAAACACAGCTTGAAATGTTAAACAACGATGATTGGGATAAACTAATTGAGTTAGAAGACGAAGTAGATGAACTGTTGAAAAAAGAAGAAACAGTGTAA